A window from Pseudomonas sp. Tri1 encodes these proteins:
- a CDS encoding Invasion protein B family: MVPMDIAGLLRQALRHSGCADSQIAHFDGHGTIEMRMRNLPDVNVAVVEGDVWIWAVVAEATPQTFNYCAFDLMQFLLEGNAFSRTGQLHLCEVEGRLELRLMANALALSDAEHLAQALDSFVQAVEALLEILRR; this comes from the coding sequence ATGGTACCGATGGATATCGCCGGCCTACTGCGTCAAGCGCTACGTCATAGTGGCTGCGCGGACAGCCAGATAGCTCACTTCGACGGCCACGGCACGATAGAAATGCGGATGAGGAATCTGCCTGATGTCAACGTGGCGGTCGTTGAAGGCGATGTATGGATCTGGGCGGTGGTTGCCGAAGCGACCCCGCAGACATTCAATTATTGCGCCTTCGACCTGATGCAGTTTCTGCTTGAAGGCAACGCTTTTTCCCGCACCGGGCAATTGCACCTGTGCGAAGTCGAGGGGCGATTGGAGTTGCGTTTGATGGCCAATGCCCTGGCATTGAGTGATGCCGAACATTTGGCGCAGGCGTTGGACTCCTTTGTACAGGCCGTCGAAGCATTGTTGGAAATCCTGCGTCGATGA
- a CDS encoding EscR/YscR/HrcR family type III secretion system export apparatus protein: protein MNDVSLIALLAFASLLPFLAAAGTCYLKFSIVFVIVRNALGLQQVPSNMALNAIALMLAIFVMTPVMKQGHDYYKTEAVAFTDIESVVNFAENGLGSYKDYLRKYTDPELALFFERAQVVQDETDADWLADEELAPSLFSLLPAYALSEIKSAFKIGFYLYLPFVIVDLVISSILLALGMMMMSPVIISVPIKLVLFVALDGWALLSTGLVKQYLTLLA, encoded by the coding sequence ATGAATGACGTCTCGCTGATCGCGCTGCTGGCATTCGCTTCGCTGTTGCCGTTCCTGGCGGCGGCGGGCACCTGCTACCTCAAGTTCTCCATCGTCTTCGTCATCGTGCGCAACGCCTTGGGCCTGCAACAAGTGCCGTCGAACATGGCGCTCAATGCGATTGCGCTGATGCTGGCGATTTTCGTCATGACGCCGGTCATGAAGCAGGGCCATGACTACTACAAGACCGAGGCGGTGGCCTTCACCGATATCGAGTCGGTGGTGAATTTCGCCGAGAACGGCCTGGGCAGCTACAAGGACTATCTGCGCAAGTACACCGACCCGGAACTGGCGCTTTTTTTTGAACGGGCCCAGGTGGTCCAGGATGAAACCGACGCCGACTGGCTCGCCGATGAAGAACTGGCGCCGTCGTTGTTTTCGCTGCTGCCGGCCTATGCCCTGAGCGAAATCAAGAGCGCCTTCAAGATCGGTTTCTACCTGTATCTGCCCTTCGTGATCGTCGACCTGGTGATCTCCAGCATCCTGCTGGCGCTGGGCATGATGATGATGAGCCCGGTGATCATTTCCGTGCCGATCAAACTGGTGCTGTTTGTCGCCCTCGACGGCTGGGCGCTGCTGTCGACCGGGCTGGTCAAGCAATACCTGACCCTGCTGGCATAG
- a CDS encoding EscS/YscS/HrcS family type III secretion system export apparatus protein: MNELVYAGNKTLYLILLMVAWPIIVATVVGLVVGLIQTVTQLQEQTLPFGFKLLAVAACLFLLSGWYGETLLDFSREVIRLALG; this comes from the coding sequence ATGAACGAGCTGGTCTATGCCGGTAACAAGACCCTGTACCTGATTCTGCTGATGGTGGCCTGGCCGATCATCGTTGCCACGGTGGTCGGCCTGGTGGTCGGGTTGATCCAGACCGTGACCCAGTTACAGGAACAGACGCTGCCGTTCGGTTTCAAGCTGCTGGCGGTCGCCGCGTGTCTGTTTCTGCTCTCGGGCTGGTACGGCGAAACCCTGCTGGATTTCAGTCGTGAAGTCATTCGCCTGGCGTTGGGTTAG
- a CDS encoding FliM/FliN family flagellar motor switch protein, which produces MSALRLRRIDSVAHAHAQAIQRWRRAGRDAGSAKVPVRPGYLGFCAEGDGTHWQGLILARDWLHHTLPTLQSLLVLECPLPSIVELFRTVSRPLLLEVDELHYRTLTDIECVAQDRLPTHDLPWLDAPRGRVWLTQLPSRTAMRGPLEPGSWLNDLPLRLALVLGVSHLSLASRIRLSEGDVLRITQRTQRCFLADRCLGVFTFTEEGLHMQPTVADANLENTPEPDVDIDLGTLPVHLEFLLATHETDLATLSQVIAGQLIPLADDAVRHIEVRANGKPIAQGELVQLDGQLGVELLKVYRNDGDE; this is translated from the coding sequence GTGAGCGCATTGCGGCTCCGTCGGATCGATTCTGTCGCCCATGCCCACGCACAGGCGATTCAACGCTGGCGGCGCGCCGGTCGGGACGCGGGTTCGGCCAAGGTGCCGGTGCGCCCCGGCTACCTGGGCTTTTGCGCAGAAGGTGACGGCACGCATTGGCAGGGGCTGATCCTGGCCCGCGACTGGTTGCATCACACGCTCCCGACCTTGCAATCGTTGCTGGTGCTCGAGTGCCCGTTACCGAGCATCGTCGAGTTGTTTCGGACGGTGTCGCGGCCCCTGCTACTGGAGGTGGACGAATTGCATTACCGCACGCTGACGGACATCGAATGCGTGGCCCAGGATCGATTGCCGACGCATGACTTGCCATGGCTCGACGCCCCTCGGGGGCGCGTGTGGTTGACCCAATTGCCGTCCCGCACCGCTATGCGAGGTCCGTTGGAACCCGGCTCATGGTTGAACGATTTGCCCTTGCGCCTGGCGCTGGTGCTCGGCGTCAGTCACCTGAGTCTTGCCAGTCGGATACGCCTGAGTGAAGGCGATGTCTTGCGTATCACCCAGCGGACTCAACGCTGCTTTTTGGCGGACCGCTGTCTGGGCGTTTTCACCTTTACCGAAGAGGGTTTACACATGCAACCGACCGTGGCCGACGCCAATCTGGAGAACACGCCTGAGCCCGACGTGGATATCGACCTGGGTACGCTGCCGGTGCACCTGGAGTTCCTGCTCGCGACCCATGAAACCGACCTGGCGACGCTGTCGCAAGTCATCGCGGGGCAATTGATCCCGTTGGCCGACGACGCGGTGCGACACATCGAGGTGCGTGCCAACGGCAAGCCGATTGCCCAGGGAGAGTTGGTGCAGTTGGACGGCCAGTTGGGTGTTGAATTGCTCAAGGTCTATCGGAACGACGGCGATGAATGA
- a CDS encoding type III secretion protein has protein sequence MKSLPDQRRLLAFSQFRRQRGEQAVLRVQRQLQPLLAERGGFEEQEAALQRLLASHRANDCVLEHGQLLALLRTQAVIRRRIDLLRVERDRVEQQCRQVEQQLQAQHEHLRLLQRKHDKYVRSVQQLLRAQRLEAVRREERELEEMIGVRR, from the coding sequence ATGAAATCATTGCCTGACCAGCGACGCCTGTTGGCTTTCAGTCAGTTCCGCCGGCAACGCGGCGAACAGGCCGTGCTGCGGGTCCAGCGCCAGTTGCAGCCGCTGCTTGCCGAGCGCGGTGGCTTCGAGGAACAGGAGGCTGCGCTGCAACGCCTGTTGGCCAGTCATCGGGCCAATGACTGTGTGCTGGAGCACGGGCAACTGTTGGCGCTGTTGCGCACCCAGGCGGTGATCCGGCGGCGGATCGATCTGCTGCGTGTCGAGCGCGACCGCGTGGAGCAGCAATGCCGGCAGGTCGAGCAGCAGTTGCAGGCGCAGCATGAACACCTGCGCTTGCTCCAACGCAAGCACGACAAGTACGTGCGCTCGGTCCAGCAACTGTTGCGTGCGCAGCGGCTTGAAGCGGTGCGCCGGGAAGAACGAGAACTGGAAGAGATGATCGGGGTTCGGCGATGA
- a CDS encoding type III secretion effector protein, whose protein sequence is MKEISVVPARPVQTLDPVDEGPIDELQDPLVPVQEDELPQGVLDLVVALIRQRQPTMEIARAVTGHSMNMAQAAVEVDHDEARSIVPTTTDLEPDRAPPTARNAMPFPHADQLFNKAIQHALPQRLEPVASARDHLAAPTSPASIEPMTLEPFTAPDTRSMPRLDEPLPQAPQSFYGTRHAPSVAPASILPAATSAAPPTPEVMVEPLSGADRGLLQVPFNRGAASGQVTISRLPEEPTRQLTLSPSNALVFEQLKAPFELAREPAWRLADSGGEQQRQGSQQQPDEDQDEQSGFEA, encoded by the coding sequence ATGAAAGAAATATCTGTGGTGCCTGCTCGACCGGTGCAAACCCTGGACCCCGTCGATGAAGGCCCAATCGATGAGCTGCAAGACCCACTCGTCCCGGTGCAAGAGGATGAGCTGCCGCAAGGTGTGCTGGATCTTGTGGTTGCGCTGATTCGGCAGCGACAACCGACGATGGAAATCGCTCGGGCAGTGACGGGGCATTCGATGAACATGGCCCAGGCGGCGGTGGAGGTCGATCACGATGAAGCACGATCGATTGTCCCGACAACGACGGACCTGGAACCTGATAGAGCACCACCGACAGCCCGCAACGCGATGCCTTTTCCACACGCCGATCAGCTGTTCAACAAAGCGATACAACACGCATTGCCCCAACGCCTGGAGCCTGTTGCTTCCGCCCGCGATCACCTGGCGGCGCCGACATCCCCAGCGTCGATCGAGCCGATGACGCTCGAGCCTTTCACCGCTCCCGATACGCGCTCGATGCCGCGCTTAGATGAGCCGTTACCCCAAGCGCCGCAGAGCTTTTACGGCACGCGCCATGCTCCTTCGGTTGCCCCTGCATCGATCCTGCCAGCGGCAACATCGGCAGCGCCGCCAACGCCCGAGGTCATGGTCGAGCCCTTGTCGGGTGCCGACCGGGGCTTGCTGCAAGTGCCTTTCAACAGAGGGGCGGCCAGCGGGCAAGTGACGATCAGTCGGCTGCCCGAGGAACCCACTCGGCAACTGACGCTCAGCCCCAGCAATGCCCTGGTGTTCGAGCAACTCAAGGCGCCTTTCGAACTGGCCCGGGAACCTGCCTGGCGGCTGGCTGACAGCGGTGGCGAGCAGCAGCGCCAGGGTTCACAGCAGCAGCCGGATGAAGATCAGGACGAACAGTCCGGGTTTGAAGCGTGA
- the sctN gene encoding type III secretion system ATPase SctN, whose product MNLRLERQAAHPLRLNGPLIEAALGEVVVGEVCEVRRHWRLPEVTARAQVIGFKPGVVFLSLLGDAKGLSRESMIVPTGAILQLTCSDALLGSVVDPQGMIVERLAPSTAVAQQNRPVDADPPTYQQRRPVAEPLSTGIRVIDGLLTCGVGQRIGIFAAAGSGKTTLINMLIEHSDADVFVIGLIGERGREVTEFIEHLRQSPKCARCVVVYATSDFSSVDRCNSALQATAIAEYFRDQGKRVVLLLDSLTRYARARRDLALAAGEAPARRGYPASVFDALPRLLERPGVTASGSITAWYTVLLESDDEPDPIAEEIRSILDGHVYLSRALAAKGHYPAIDVLRSVSRVATQVTTPQVQQLAASTRETLARLEQLQVFLDMGEYSPGADAANDHAMQRREALSQWLRQPTGECCAPDETLRSLHEIIA is encoded by the coding sequence ATGAATCTGCGGCTGGAAAGGCAGGCCGCCCACCCGTTGCGTTTGAACGGGCCCTTGATCGAAGCGGCGCTGGGCGAGGTGGTGGTCGGCGAAGTCTGTGAAGTGCGCCGGCATTGGCGCTTGCCCGAGGTCACTGCGCGGGCGCAGGTCATCGGCTTCAAACCCGGCGTGGTTTTTCTCAGTTTGCTGGGCGATGCCAAAGGTTTGTCCCGGGAATCGATGATCGTGCCCACGGGCGCGATCCTGCAGCTGACTTGCAGTGATGCCTTGCTCGGCAGCGTGGTGGATCCCCAGGGCATGATCGTCGAGCGCCTGGCACCGTCGACGGCGGTGGCGCAACAGAACCGCCCGGTGGATGCCGACCCGCCGACGTACCAGCAACGGCGCCCGGTGGCGGAACCCTTGAGCACCGGTATTCGCGTGATCGACGGCTTGCTGACCTGCGGTGTCGGCCAGCGCATCGGCATTTTTGCCGCCGCCGGCTCCGGTAAAACCACCTTGATCAATATGCTGATCGAACACTCGGATGCGGATGTGTTCGTGATCGGCCTGATTGGCGAACGCGGCCGTGAAGTGACCGAGTTCATCGAGCATTTGCGCCAGTCGCCCAAGTGCGCCCGGTGCGTGGTGGTGTACGCCACTTCGGATTTTTCCTCGGTGGACCGCTGCAACTCGGCGCTGCAAGCCACGGCCATCGCCGAATACTTTCGCGACCAGGGAAAGCGCGTGGTGTTGCTGCTGGACTCGTTGACCCGCTACGCCCGCGCCCGCCGCGACCTGGCCTTGGCGGCTGGTGAAGCGCCGGCGCGGCGCGGCTATCCGGCTTCGGTGTTCGATGCCTTGCCGCGCTTGCTGGAACGGCCTGGCGTGACGGCGAGCGGCAGCATCACCGCCTGGTACACGGTGCTGTTGGAAAGTGACGATGAACCGGACCCGATTGCCGAGGAGATCCGCTCGATTCTCGACGGCCACGTCTACCTCAGCCGGGCCCTGGCGGCCAAGGGGCACTATCCGGCCATCGATGTATTGCGCAGCGTCAGCCGGGTGGCGACGCAAGTCACTACGCCGCAGGTCCAGCAACTGGCGGCGTCGACCCGGGAAACCCTGGCGCGTCTTGAGCAACTGCAGGTCTTTCTCGACATGGGCGAGTACAGCCCGGGCGCGGACGCGGCCAATGACCATGCCATGCAGCGTCGCGAAGCCCTGAGCCAGTGGTTGCGCCAGCCGACAGGCGAGTGTTGCGCGCCGGACGAAACCTTGCGGAGTCTGCATGAAATCATTGCCTGA